A window of Martelella mediterranea DSM 17316 contains these coding sequences:
- a CDS encoding carbohydrate ABC transporter permease — protein sequence MRTSPLARVIILISSLLVISVCLFPFLWMGISSIKVLRELYTVPPTWIPHTPTLGNYKTVLFDSNIPRYFLNSVVISVGSTLLALILAVFASYGFARFNFKGKPYYQSFVLVGQLLPTAAIIVPLFVTLRYLGLVNTYLGLILVYMIITLPLSVWMLTSYFKAIPVELEEAAIIDGASRLGVLFRITLPLSVPGLVAVMVYAFVTTWNEFIFALCFATDSSVKTLPIGLAEFTTEFNTDWGAVMAASMIMTVPIAVLFLSMQRLFVGGIMAGATKG from the coding sequence ATGAGAACGTCGCCGCTCGCCCGCGTCATCATTCTGATTTCGTCCCTGCTCGTCATCAGCGTCTGCCTTTTCCCGTTTCTGTGGATGGGGATTTCATCGATCAAGGTGCTGCGTGAACTCTATACGGTTCCCCCGACATGGATCCCGCACACCCCGACGCTTGGCAACTACAAGACCGTTCTGTTCGACAGCAATATCCCGCGCTATTTTCTGAACAGCGTCGTCATCTCGGTCGGCTCCACCCTGCTGGCGCTGATCCTCGCGGTTTTTGCCTCCTACGGCTTTGCCCGGTTCAACTTCAAGGGCAAGCCATACTACCAGTCCTTCGTGCTGGTCGGACAATTGCTGCCGACGGCCGCGATCATCGTGCCGCTGTTCGTCACGCTGCGCTATCTCGGGCTGGTGAACACCTATCTGGGGCTAATCCTGGTCTACATGATCATCACCCTGCCCTTGTCGGTGTGGATGCTGACCAGCTACTTCAAGGCGATCCCGGTCGAGCTTGAGGAGGCAGCGATCATCGATGGCGCCTCGCGTCTCGGCGTGCTGTTCCGCATCACCCTGCCGCTTTCGGTCCCCGGTCTTGTCGCGGTCATGGTCTATGCCTTCGTCACCACCTGGAACGAGTTCATCTTCGCGCTGTGCTTCGCCACCGATTCCTCGGTGAAAACGCTGCCGATCGGACTTGCCGAATTCACAACGGAATTCAACACCGATTGGGGCGCCGTCATGGCCGCCTCGATGATCATGACCGTGCCGATCGCGGTGTTGTTCCTGTCCATGCAACGATTGTTCGTCGGCGGCATCATGGCCGGCGCCACCAAGGGATGA
- a CDS encoding carbohydrate ABC transporter permease: MKRPPTGLLFALPALIVLLLLIAYPVIYTGILSVTDIRGNYVGSSNFVNVLRSRATPQAFVNTLWWVGGSIVFQVVLGTATAILLNQEFRGRGAVRAIAVIPWVVPGIVAATTWAWMFHTEFGIINYMMTSAGVLDQPIGWLTNPNTVMPAMIAINVWKLFPFVAIMVLAGLQSIPKDLYEAARVDGATFWDEVIHITLPQVRPVIIAVTLLLVIWGLNHITTIYAITRGGPANLTLITPIQIFRLAFESFQFNQAAALSLIFFVVAMAIVAVYIRFLSSNDEVAR; encoded by the coding sequence ATGAAACGGCCCCCGACAGGTTTGCTGTTCGCCTTGCCGGCGCTCATCGTTCTCTTGCTGCTGATCGCATATCCGGTGATCTATACCGGGATCCTGAGCGTGACCGATATTCGCGGCAACTATGTCGGCTCCTCCAATTTCGTCAACGTGCTGCGCTCGCGCGCCACGCCGCAGGCCTTTGTCAATACGCTGTGGTGGGTCGGCGGATCCATCGTGTTCCAGGTCGTGCTCGGCACCGCGACCGCCATCCTGCTCAACCAGGAATTTCGCGGCCGCGGCGCGGTGCGCGCCATTGCCGTCATTCCCTGGGTCGTTCCCGGCATCGTCGCTGCCACCACCTGGGCATGGATGTTTCATACCGAATTCGGCATCATCAACTACATGATGACCTCTGCCGGCGTGCTCGACCAGCCGATCGGATGGCTCACCAATCCCAATACCGTCATGCCGGCGATGATCGCCATCAATGTCTGGAAGCTGTTCCCCTTTGTCGCCATCATGGTTCTGGCGGGCCTGCAGTCCATTCCCAAGGATCTCTACGAGGCCGCCCGCGTCGATGGCGCGACATTCTGGGACGAGGTCATCCATATCACCCTGCCGCAGGTGCGCCCGGTCATCATCGCGGTGACGCTGCTGCTGGTGATCTGGGGGCTGAACCATATCACCACGATCTATGCGATCACGCGCGGCGGACCGGCGAACCTCACCCTGATCACGCCGATCCAGATTTTCCGCCTGGCCTTTGAATCCTTCCAGTTCAATCAGGCCGCGGCACTCTCGCTGATCTTCTTCGTGGTCGCCATGGCGATCGTCGCCGTCTACATCCGGTTCCTGTCCTCCAATGACGAGGTGGCCCGATGA
- a CDS encoding ABC transporter substrate-binding protein — translation MTKTAIKLTALIAASVSALTLASGMAAAGEVTWWTPNFNEARAQKLKTAFEAAHPDITLNLEITTTNGLPQRILTTLMSGSAPDIIDVQSPWVNGYAEADLVQPLGDVIEDKDDFVKAALDYVTYDGELYAIPYRIETMAVIYNRGDFTAAGLDPDSPPKTWDELTQTARTLTGDGKFGFAITGGGEVGNTLYRSLPFIWMNGGTIVSDDLTKATVNEPAAVEAVEYWTNFYKDGSSPSSTLENDGTANRRLFIADTVSMYQSGQFDLASIQQENPDIDIGVMMTPHPEGKDTSGILAGWSFVIPKDAGNPEDAKTLIRFLTETENMGNYTDTFPARKSAMDMERFNTPLLQVYKDMLPYARPLPIHKNWVQITQAYFDGIQRILLGQQTAQESMDLAAQDIQALLDQ, via the coding sequence ATGACCAAGACCGCGATTAAACTGACGGCGCTGATCGCCGCTTCGGTGTCGGCGTTGACGCTGGCATCGGGAATGGCTGCTGCCGGCGAAGTCACCTGGTGGACACCCAACTTCAACGAGGCACGGGCCCAGAAGCTCAAGACCGCGTTCGAGGCGGCGCATCCCGACATCACGCTCAATCTCGAGATCACGACCACGAACGGCCTGCCGCAGCGTATCCTGACGACGCTGATGTCCGGCTCCGCGCCCGACATCATCGATGTGCAGAGCCCGTGGGTGAACGGCTACGCCGAGGCTGATCTGGTACAGCCGCTCGGCGACGTCATCGAGGACAAGGATGATTTCGTCAAGGCGGCGCTCGACTACGTGACCTATGACGGCGAACTTTACGCCATTCCCTACCGCATCGAGACCATGGCGGTGATCTACAACCGCGGCGATTTCACCGCGGCCGGCCTCGATCCCGACAGCCCGCCGAAAACCTGGGACGAACTGACGCAAACCGCCAGGACGCTGACCGGCGACGGCAAGTTCGGCTTCGCCATTACCGGCGGCGGCGAGGTGGGCAATACGCTCTATCGCTCCCTTCCCTTCATCTGGATGAATGGCGGCACGATCGTCTCCGATGACCTGACCAAGGCGACCGTCAACGAGCCGGCGGCGGTCGAGGCCGTCGAATACTGGACCAATTTCTACAAGGACGGCTCCTCGCCCTCCTCGACGCTGGAAAACGACGGCACCGCCAATCGCCGCCTGTTCATCGCAGACACGGTGTCGATGTATCAGTCCGGCCAGTTCGACCTCGCTTCGATCCAACAGGAAAATCCGGATATCGATATCGGCGTGATGATGACGCCGCATCCGGAAGGCAAGGATACTTCGGGCATTCTCGCCGGCTGGAGCTTTGTCATTCCGAAAGACGCCGGCAATCCCGAAGACGCCAAGACGCTGATCCGGTTCCTCACCGAAACCGAGAACATGGGCAACTACACGGATACCTTCCCGGCCCGCAAATCCGCCATGGACATGGAGCGCTTCAACACGCCGCTTCTCCAGGTCTACAAGGACATGCTGCCTTATGCCCGTCCGCTGCCGATCCACAAGAACTGGGTGCAGATCACCCAGGCCTATTTCGACGGCATTCAGCGCATCCTTCTCGGACAGCAGACCGCGCAGGAATCGATGGATCTGGCCGCCCAGGATATCCAGGCGCTTCTCGATCAGTAA
- a CDS encoding mandelate racemase/muconate lactonizing enzyme family protein, with amino-acid sequence MKITGLNVFVANVSRTNFVFVKLYTDDGIDGVGEATLEWKTETIVSALRELERALIGRDPFQSDAIIEQLHRDSYWRTGAVFRTALGAIDAALLDIKGKALGVPVFELLGGKYRDRIQCYANHWFFGATKPEDYAERAREAVKMGYRALKWDPFDVADLEMSRRQRRETIDIVAAVRDAVGPEIDLMLDVHGRLNVPTAIAMCRELARFDLRWIEEPTPPESIDALAEVRANSPVEIAAGERWFEPGKVLEALQKHAVDVLQTDVSHFGGLSETKRIAHLAHAHLIPLAPHNPVGPVMNAMTLHTSVAIPNFAIFETVSIDVPWRKSLVRETLQFDNGDLLAPTAPGLGVELIEEACANFPYEPYDVPLFDGSMNTKGIATGAQTLSSKD; translated from the coding sequence ATGAAAATAACCGGGCTGAACGTCTTCGTCGCCAATGTGTCGCGCACCAATTTCGTCTTCGTCAAGCTCTACACCGATGACGGCATAGACGGCGTGGGCGAGGCGACGCTGGAATGGAAAACCGAAACCATCGTTTCCGCGCTCAGGGAACTGGAACGCGCGCTCATCGGCCGCGATCCATTTCAAAGCGATGCGATCATCGAGCAGTTGCACCGCGACAGTTACTGGCGCACCGGCGCGGTGTTCCGCACGGCGCTGGGCGCGATCGATGCCGCGCTTCTGGATATAAAGGGAAAGGCGCTCGGCGTGCCGGTGTTCGAGCTCTTGGGCGGAAAGTACCGGGATCGCATACAGTGTTACGCCAATCACTGGTTTTTCGGCGCGACGAAGCCGGAGGACTATGCCGAGCGCGCCCGCGAGGCGGTGAAGATGGGTTATCGCGCCCTGAAATGGGACCCATTCGACGTCGCCGATCTTGAAATGAGTCGCAGGCAGCGCCGGGAAACCATCGATATCGTCGCCGCAGTGCGCGATGCCGTCGGCCCGGAGATCGACCTTATGCTCGACGTGCACGGCCGGCTGAACGTGCCGACCGCGATCGCCATGTGCCGGGAGCTCGCGCGTTTCGACCTCAGATGGATCGAGGAGCCGACGCCGCCGGAAAGTATCGATGCGCTGGCCGAGGTGCGCGCCAACTCGCCGGTCGAAATCGCGGCCGGCGAGCGCTGGTTCGAGCCGGGAAAGGTTCTCGAGGCGTTGCAAAAACACGCTGTCGACGTGCTGCAGACCGACGTTTCGCATTTCGGCGGGCTTTCGGAAACCAAACGCATCGCCCATCTGGCGCATGCGCATCTCATCCCGCTGGCGCCACACAATCCCGTCGGCCCGGTGATGAATGCGATGACCCTGCACACCTCCGTCGCCATTCCCAATTTCGCGATCTTCGAAACGGTTTCCATCGACGTGCCCTGGCGCAAGTCGCTGGTCAGGGAAACCCTGCAATTCGACAATGGCGACCTGCTGGCGCCGACCGCCCCCGGCCTCGGCGTCGAGCTCATCGAGGAGGCTTGCGCCAATTTCCCCTACGAGCCCTATGACGTGCCGCTCTTCGACGGGTCGATGAATACCAAGGGGATCGCCACCGGCGCGCAAACCCTTTCCTCCAAGGATTAG
- a CDS encoding IclR family transcriptional regulator, with protein MEELAEPAEQKNTVPVIDRMMEVLGQLERRPDGSNIRELTQDLGQPRTTVYRILNTLQHHNMVRRDEDGFYYLGDRLLRLASHVAGGGGQVDIAALGQPVLDKLADEIGESCKLSVLDDQGLLVIAVSQGRREYALAVTPGQRMPVHVGAAGKLLLAHLSEDELQDRFARPLVALTPKSITDPRRLRRELSRIRKQGWAQDAGEHMLSIQAVSAPVFDRSGKMIAAISVPFLKGTDQQRIDEIREAVLTAAEGLSVALKGQAAQ; from the coding sequence ATGGAAGAACTGGCTGAACCCGCCGAACAGAAGAATACCGTTCCCGTGATCGACCGGATGATGGAGGTTCTGGGACAGCTTGAACGCCGCCCGGACGGGAGCAACATTCGCGAGCTCACGCAGGATCTCGGCCAGCCGCGCACGACCGTCTATCGCATCCTGAATACGCTGCAGCATCACAACATGGTGCGCCGCGATGAGGACGGCTTCTACTATCTCGGCGATCGGCTGTTGCGGCTTGCCTCGCATGTGGCGGGCGGCGGCGGGCAGGTGGATATCGCGGCCCTTGGCCAGCCGGTGCTCGACAAGCTGGCCGACGAGATCGGCGAGAGCTGCAAGCTTTCCGTGCTCGACGATCAGGGCCTGCTGGTCATCGCCGTTTCCCAGGGGCGACGGGAGTATGCGCTGGCGGTGACGCCGGGCCAGCGGATGCCGGTTCATGTCGGCGCTGCCGGGAAGCTTCTGCTTGCGCATCTGAGCGAGGACGAATTGCAGGACCGGTTCGCCCGTCCGCTGGTTGCGCTCACGCCGAAGTCGATCACCGATCCGCGTCGTCTGCGGCGCGAGCTTTCGCGGATCCGCAAGCAGGGTTGGGCGCAGGATGCCGGCGAGCACATGCTGAGCATCCAGGCTGTGTCTGCTCCGGTATTCGACCGATCCGGCAAGATGATCGCCGCCATAAGCGTTCCCTTCCTGAAAGGCACGGACCAGCAGCGGATCGACGAGATCCGCGAGGCGGTGCTGACGGCGGCCGAAGGCCTGAGCGTTGCCCTGAAGGGCCAGGCCGCCCAATGA
- a CDS encoding mandelate racemase/muconate lactonizing enzyme family protein, whose amino-acid sequence MRITDLKCAVIGQHPVVRIVTDEGISGYAQAEFWKPYLKRHILDFRDILIGEDPTLVERTMLKIRQRGSFKPAGAAVSTIEMALWDIAGKAAGLPVHRLLGGKVRDRVRVYNGGVRFPMAGHGPEDYAEDTRKMLASPEGFTIIKQPIAFHSDMKRKVPDFYYGESRASELHGALDRGPITERGLAHAIDCVAAMKEVTGDRVGLALDCGPGWMLADAQRFARRVEGFNLMWLEDLLTGDYTPYVNAGVYRELTRSSPTPIHTGEQIYLRQNFKELIETQAVHVIGPDPADVGGLAELKWIAEFADLHGITIAPHGTANGLLGLAALVQVCATLPFNFIAFEYPVATPDWWADIVEGLPDPIVRDGMITVSDRPGMGVDLIPERALEHMGEGDRGFFD is encoded by the coding sequence ATGAGGATTACCGATCTCAAATGCGCCGTGATCGGCCAGCATCCGGTCGTGCGTATCGTCACCGACGAGGGTATTTCGGGCTATGCGCAGGCGGAGTTCTGGAAGCCTTATCTCAAACGCCATATTCTCGATTTCCGCGATATTCTGATCGGCGAAGACCCCACTTTGGTCGAGCGCACCATGCTGAAAATCCGCCAGCGCGGCAGCTTCAAACCAGCCGGTGCTGCCGTCAGCACCATCGAGATGGCGCTTTGGGATATCGCCGGAAAGGCGGCCGGTCTGCCGGTTCACCGTCTGCTGGGCGGCAAGGTGCGCGACCGGGTGCGGGTCTATAATGGCGGCGTGCGGTTTCCGATGGCCGGACACGGGCCGGAGGACTACGCCGAGGATACGCGGAAGATGCTGGCCTCGCCTGAAGGCTTTACCATTATCAAACAGCCGATTGCGTTCCACTCGGACATGAAACGGAAAGTGCCCGATTTTTACTACGGCGAGTCGCGTGCGAGCGAACTCCATGGCGCGCTCGATCGCGGGCCGATAACCGAGCGCGGCCTGGCGCATGCCATCGATTGCGTGGCGGCGATGAAGGAGGTGACCGGCGACCGGGTCGGTCTGGCGCTTGATTGCGGGCCGGGCTGGATGCTCGCGGATGCGCAGCGTTTCGCGCGCCGCGTCGAGGGTTTCAACCTGATGTGGCTGGAAGATCTGCTCACGGGAGACTACACGCCCTATGTCAATGCCGGGGTCTACCGCGAACTCACGCGGTCCTCGCCGACGCCGATCCATACCGGCGAGCAGATCTATCTGCGGCAGAATTTCAAGGAATTGATCGAAACCCAGGCCGTCCATGTCATCGGTCCCGATCCGGCGGATGTCGGCGGGCTTGCGGAATTGAAATGGATTGCCGAATTCGCCGATCTTCACGGCATCACCATCGCCCCCCACGGAACCGCGAACGGTCTTCTGGGACTTGCCGCCCTGGTACAGGTTTGCGCCACGCTGCCGTTCAATTTCATCGCCTTCGAATATCCGGTCGCAACGCCGGACTGGTGGGCGGATATTGTCGAAGGGCTGCCCGATCCGATCGTGCGGGACGGCATGATCACGGTTTCCGACCGCCCCGGCATGGGAGTGGACCTGATCCCCGAACGAGCGCTGGAACATATGGGGGAGGGCGATCGCGGGTTCTTCGACTGA
- a CDS encoding ArnT family glycosyltransferase: MVTPARPGNGKAGGSAVERQQSAHPFSVETLSEKLTASPRRIAFAIVLAFTLVRLVWAYALGFGIDESYTIGQSRLLALSYFDHPPLHYWIAHAAGVLFGWSWAVRIPTVLLFAATSWSIFCLTERLFGGVAAVFSVLFLNLSLFFLVSAGAWIVPDGPLLFFLACAAQVMARILFPSPGDKEPTISWWILAGGLFGLAGLAKYSALFTLAGLVFFVIATRHRRQLSTAGPYVACLVGLVVISPVLVWNVQHDWASLRFQAGRGNPQFSPWAFARMVLGQIVWLGPWIAFPLMGAALHALRKGRTEKELFCLALAVPAIGYTTLQALWSGSGLPHWPMPGWLFIFPLLGARMSHRVRPSIRYAIATSVLTLALLTVAAVFGASGALHRLASSLHDPTEDLIDWSPVAEVLTPLNIGMPDGPAVAGLDWAEAGKLDLAMGEIAPVLVLGRDKRGFATRSDPRLAGRQGLVIVASEKAWAKNGKALSCLPKVPQPVARLPVGRAGQAELTLLVIPVEGCMGTTQ; the protein is encoded by the coding sequence ATGGTAACGCCAGCGCGCCCGGGCAATGGCAAGGCGGGCGGCAGTGCCGTTGAAAGACAACAGTCTGCCCACCCCTTTTCCGTCGAAACGCTATCCGAAAAGCTCACCGCATCGCCGCGACGCATCGCTTTCGCGATCGTGCTCGCCTTCACGCTGGTGCGTCTTGTGTGGGCCTATGCGCTCGGCTTCGGCATCGATGAAAGCTATACGATCGGCCAGTCGCGGCTTCTCGCACTGTCATATTTTGACCACCCGCCTTTGCACTACTGGATCGCCCACGCGGCAGGCGTTCTCTTCGGATGGAGCTGGGCGGTGCGCATTCCCACGGTCCTGCTGTTTGCGGCGACGTCGTGGTCGATCTTCTGCCTGACCGAGCGCCTGTTCGGCGGCGTAGCGGCGGTCTTCTCCGTCCTTTTCCTCAACCTGTCGCTGTTCTTTCTCGTCTCGGCCGGCGCCTGGATCGTGCCGGATGGTCCCCTTCTTTTCTTCCTGGCCTGCGCCGCACAGGTCATGGCAAGGATCCTTTTCCCGTCACCCGGTGACAAAGAGCCCACGATATCTTGGTGGATCCTCGCGGGCGGGCTGTTCGGTCTGGCGGGCCTCGCGAAATATTCAGCGCTTTTCACGCTCGCCGGCCTTGTGTTCTTTGTGATCGCGACGCGGCATCGGCGGCAGTTGTCAACGGCAGGTCCATATGTTGCCTGCCTAGTGGGCCTGGTTGTCATTTCGCCCGTGCTGGTCTGGAATGTTCAGCATGACTGGGCATCGTTGCGTTTCCAGGCCGGGCGCGGCAACCCGCAGTTTTCGCCCTGGGCCTTTGCCCGCATGGTTCTCGGGCAGATCGTCTGGCTGGGTCCGTGGATCGCGTTCCCGCTCATGGGTGCGGCCCTTCACGCCCTTCGAAAGGGGCGAACGGAAAAAGAGCTGTTTTGCCTTGCCCTCGCCGTTCCGGCGATCGGTTACACAACGCTTCAGGCGCTCTGGAGCGGAAGCGGTTTGCCGCATTGGCCGATGCCGGGGTGGCTGTTTATCTTTCCTTTGCTGGGCGCTCGGATGAGCCACCGCGTCCGGCCATCCATCCGCTATGCGATCGCGACGTCAGTTCTGACGCTCGCGCTCTTGACGGTCGCCGCCGTGTTCGGCGCCTCGGGAGCGCTGCACCGGTTGGCGTCCTCCCTGCATGATCCGACCGAGGACCTGATCGACTGGTCTCCGGTGGCGGAGGTCCTCACGCCGCTCAATATCGGGATGCCGGACGGGCCCGCAGTCGCGGGGCTGGACTGGGCCGAGGCCGGAAAGCTGGATCTCGCAATGGGGGAAATCGCGCCCGTGCTTGTTCTGGGACGGGACAAGCGGGGATTTGCCACACGGTCGGATCCGCGTCTTGCCGGCAGGCAGGGACTTGTCATCGTGGCCAGCGAGAAAGCCTGGGCAAAGAACGGGAAGGCCCTGTCATGCCTGCCGAAGGTTCCCCAACCCGTTGCGCGCCTGCCGGTCGGCCGGGCGGGACAGGCGGAACTTACCCTGCTTGTCATACCCGTCGAGGGATGCATGGGGACGACACAATAA
- a CDS encoding glycosyltransferase: protein MEMFLPAARAQPERLHSAPDVSVIIPTFNERENVGKLVSHLIATLHGLNWEVIFVDDDSADRTVEVLRDIGHYEPRIRCIRRVGRRGLAGACIEGILSAQGEIVAVMDADLQHDHRLLPDLVAAIRDGNDLAIATRYSSPRQETALSPFRSAMSRIGTYLAQRLITARTTDPMSGFFATRRDLVEAMAPRLSNGGFKILFDILSNAEPDVRIAELPYRFATRSAGHSKMDRRVALQFLGLLFTKATRGLVSLRLVSFFLIGAAGLGLHMALLILVLVAGVNFAAAQAIATLITMVVNFSGNNLLTYHDQQLRGRSFFRGLLVYVAICGIGAVVNVGIATALFTVAGPWWVAGLAGAFVSGLWNYLVTQTLVWNRPGAL, encoded by the coding sequence ATGGAGATGTTCCTTCCAGCCGCTCGAGCCCAACCCGAACGGCTTCACTCAGCTCCGGACGTTTCGGTGATCATACCGACATTCAACGAGCGGGAGAATGTTGGCAAGCTCGTGAGCCACCTGATCGCCACCCTCCACGGCCTGAACTGGGAGGTGATATTCGTGGATGACGATTCTGCCGATCGCACCGTCGAGGTGCTGCGCGATATAGGCCATTATGAGCCGCGGATACGCTGCATTCGCCGGGTCGGCCGACGCGGGCTTGCCGGTGCTTGCATCGAGGGCATATTGTCCGCGCAGGGCGAGATCGTCGCGGTCATGGACGCCGATCTTCAGCATGATCACCGGCTCCTGCCGGATCTGGTCGCCGCCATACGCGACGGAAACGATCTCGCCATCGCCACCCGATATAGCTCGCCTCGCCAGGAAACGGCGCTCTCGCCATTCAGGAGCGCCATGTCGAGGATCGGGACTTACCTTGCGCAACGCTTGATCACGGCGCGGACGACCGATCCCATGAGCGGCTTCTTCGCGACACGCCGTGATCTGGTCGAAGCGATGGCGCCGCGGCTGAGCAATGGGGGGTTCAAGATTCTCTTCGATATCCTTTCAAATGCGGAACCGGATGTCCGGATAGCCGAATTGCCCTATCGCTTCGCCACCCGTTCGGCCGGACACAGCAAGATGGATCGTCGCGTCGCCCTTCAATTCCTGGGACTTCTCTTCACCAAGGCAACGAGAGGGCTGGTCTCCTTGCGGTTGGTATCTTTTTTCCTGATCGGCGCCGCTGGCCTGGGCCTGCACATGGCGCTGCTCATCCTGGTTCTTGTCGCGGGCGTGAATTTCGCGGCCGCCCAAGCGATCGCAACCCTGATCACCATGGTCGTCAATTTCTCGGGCAACAACCTGTTGACCTATCACGACCAACAATTGCGAGGGCGCAGCTTCTTCCGGGGATTGCTGGTATATGTCGCGATATGCGGCATTGGGGCTGTGGTCAATGTCGGTATCGCGACGGCGCTGTTCACGGTGGCCGGCCCCTGGTGGGTTGCGGGTCTTGCCGGCGCCTTCGTCAGCGGCCTGTGGAACTATCTGGTCACCCAAACCCTCGTCTGGAACCGCCCGGGGGCGCTATGA
- a CDS encoding phosphatase PAP2 family protein translates to MAEACNPPPRPVQQLVIERMVLVQTSYSASKDVNRPTLGKLASLAPIDGTAGGSWAPRGRTVPLHPPLVLGKLVLLSSMLFVMFPQIDLSVSRFFADGTHFYLSGDRLLVLIRDANRMLPYLVVPVMLVLLAARPVRRSAPQISKRALFVLLTYALGSAVMVHAFKFFFGRARPQHVIEFGGAMEFTPAWQFASMCESSCSFPSGEAASAAAFMAVLVFVPDAYRKYAAAVIVPLSIFVALNRVVMGAHFLSDAVLGWLLVCWLMFWLHGKMGLKTGA, encoded by the coding sequence ATGGCGGAAGCATGCAATCCCCCACCACGCCCAGTTCAACAACTAGTCATTGAGAGGATGGTCCTCGTGCAAACCTCATATTCAGCGTCGAAGGATGTCAACCGGCCTACCCTCGGAAAGCTCGCTTCGCTCGCGCCCATCGACGGTACGGCCGGCGGAAGCTGGGCTCCTCGCGGCCGTACCGTCCCGTTGCATCCGCCGCTTGTGCTTGGAAAGCTGGTCCTCCTGTCCAGCATGCTGTTCGTCATGTTTCCGCAGATTGACCTCAGCGTTTCGCGGTTCTTCGCCGATGGCACGCACTTCTATCTTTCCGGTGATCGACTGCTGGTGTTGATCCGCGATGCCAACCGCATGCTTCCCTACCTTGTCGTGCCCGTGATGCTCGTCCTGCTGGCGGCGAGACCGGTCAGGCGTTCGGCGCCTCAGATATCGAAGCGCGCCTTGTTCGTTCTGCTTACCTATGCGCTGGGTTCGGCAGTCATGGTGCACGCGTTCAAGTTCTTCTTCGGCCGGGCCAGACCCCAGCACGTGATCGAATTTGGCGGCGCGATGGAGTTCACGCCGGCATGGCAGTTCGCATCTATGTGCGAGAGCAGTTGCTCGTTCCCATCCGGGGAAGCCGCATCGGCGGCCGCATTCATGGCCGTGCTGGTGTTCGTCCCGGACGCATACCGCAAATACGCCGCCGCGGTGATCGTTCCGCTCTCCATCTTCGTCGCCCTGAACCGCGTCGTCATGGGCGCCCATTTTCTCTCGGATGCCGTGCTCGGCTGGCTGCTCGTCTGCTGGCTGATGTTCTGGCTCCACGGAAAAATGGGGCTGAAGACCGGCGCATGA
- a CDS encoding response regulator transcription factor, translating to MDASRILIVEDDAQIAAMLRDSLIESGMIAEVARDGIAMDARMRASSYDLVILDVMLPGESGLSLCRRLRVATNIPIVMLTAADAEIDRIVGLEIGADDYVTKPFSVRELIARIRGLLRRAALPSLKEPRQKQLRFDGWLVDPIRRQLFDPTNARVGLTTHEFDILLAFCRNPGHVLTREELLGVTHAGLAGPIERSIDVHISRLRQKIEHDARDPVVIKTIRLGGYMFTATVEEV from the coding sequence TTGGACGCTTCTCGAATTCTGATCGTCGAGGACGACGCCCAGATTGCAGCCATGCTGCGCGATAGCCTTATCGAAAGCGGAATGATCGCGGAGGTCGCCCGGGACGGTATCGCCATGGATGCACGCATGCGCGCATCCAGTTACGACCTGGTGATCCTCGATGTCATGCTGCCTGGCGAAAGCGGCCTCAGTCTCTGTCGGCGGCTGCGGGTCGCAACGAATATTCCGATCGTCATGCTGACGGCGGCCGATGCCGAGATTGACAGGATCGTCGGTCTCGAGATCGGCGCGGACGATTATGTGACGAAACCGTTCAGCGTACGGGAGCTCATCGCGCGGATACGCGGCCTGCTGCGCCGCGCCGCCTTGCCCTCGCTGAAGGAGCCGAGACAAAAGCAATTGCGTTTTGATGGTTGGTTGGTTGACCCCATCCGACGGCAGCTCTTCGATCCGACCAACGCCCGCGTCGGTCTGACGACGCACGAGTTCGATATCCTGCTCGCCTTTTGCCGAAACCCTGGCCACGTTCTGACGCGGGAGGAACTTTTGGGCGTCACCCATGCCGGTCTGGCCGGCCCGATCGAACGCAGCATCGATGTTCACATCAGCCGATTGCGGCAGAAGATCGAACATGATGCGCGCGACCCCGTCGTTATCAAGACCATCCGTCTGGGCGGTTACATGTTTACCGCCACTGTCGAGGAAGTATGA